In one Bos mutus isolate GX-2022 chromosome 19, NWIPB_WYAK_1.1, whole genome shotgun sequence genomic region, the following are encoded:
- the GGNBP2 gene encoding gametogenetin-binding protein 2 isoform X3, with protein sequence MARLVAVCRDGEEEFPFERRQIPLYIDDTLTMVMEFPDNVLNLDGHQNNGTQLKQFIQRHSMLKQQDLSIAMVVTSREVLSALSQLVPCVGCRRSVERLFSQLVESGNPALEPLTVGPKGVLSVTRSCMTDAKKLYTLFYVHGSKLNDMIDAIPKSKKNKRCQLHSLDTHKPKPLGEGSSSSVSSEKLSTDKRSSEDHRKDSKCRIIFHYGPFQGTARGCWMDVWELMSQECRDEVVLIDSSCLLETLETYLRKHRFCTDCKNKVLRAYNILIGELDCSKEKGYCAALYEGLRCCPHERHIHVCCETDFIAHLLGRAEPEFAGGYERRERHAKTIDIAQEEVLTCLGIHLYERLHRIWQKLRAEEQTWQMLFYLGVDALRKSFEMTVEKVQGISRLEQLCEEFSEEERVRELKQEKKRQKRKNRRKNKCVCDIPTPLQTADEKEETDFIENSCKACGSTEDGNSCVEVIVTNENTSCTCPTSGNLLGSPKIKKGLSPHCNGSDCGYSSSMEGSETGSREGSDVACTEGICNHDEHGDDSCVHHCEDKEDDGDSCVECWANSEENSTKGKNKKKKKKSKMLKCDEHIQKLGSCITDPGTRETSGNTVHTVFHRDKTKDAHPESCCSSEKGGQPLAWFEHRKNVPQFAEPTETSFGPDSGKGAKSLVELLDESECTSDEEIFISQDEIQSFMANNQSFYSNREQYRQHLKEKFNKYCRLNDHKRPICSGWLTTAGAN encoded by the exons ATGGTGATGGAATTTCCTGACAATGTGTTAAATCTTGATGGGCATCAAAATAATGGTACACAGCTGAAGCAGTTCATTCag CGACATAGTATGCTTAAGCAACAAGATCTAAGTATTGCCATGGTGGTGACATCACGTGAAGTCTTGAGCGCACTTTCTCAGCTTGTGCCATGTGTGGGTTGTCGTCGCAGTGTGGAACGCCTCTTTTCCCAGCTTGTGGAGTCTGGAAATCCTGCCCTTGAACCCCTGACAGTGGGGCCCAAGGGAGTCCTGTCTGTAACTCGAAGCTGCATGACTGATGCAAAGAAGCTTTATACATTATTTTACGTACATGG gTCCAAACTAAATGACATGATAGATGCTAttccaaaaagtaaaaagaacaagAGATGTCAGTTGCACTCCTTAGACACGCACAAACCAAAACCTTTGGG TGAAGGGAGCAGTAGCAGTGtcagttcagagaagttaagtacaGATAAGAGGAGTAGTGAAGACCACAGGAAGGACAGCAAGTGTAGGATCATTTTCCATTATGGACCTTTCCAGGGAACAGCCAG AGGTTGTTGGATGGATGTATGGGAACTCATGTCCCAAGAATGCAGGGATGAAGTAGTTTTAATCGACTCTAGTTGTCTTTTAGAAACGCTAGAAACGTATCTGCGAAAACACAG GTTTTGTACTGATTGCAAAAATAAAGTCCTGCGAGCCTATAATATCCTTATCGGTGAACTTGATTGCAGCAAAGAGAAGGGCTACTGTGCTGCACTTTATGAAGGCTTGCGGTGCTGTCCACACGAGCGACACATTCATGTTTGCTGTGAGACAGACTTCATTGCACATCTTCTGGGTCGTGCTGAGCCAGAGTTCGCAGGAGGGTATGA gagaagagaaaggcatgCTAAGACAATAGATATAGCTCAAGAAGAAGTTCTGACCTGCTTGGGAATTCATCTTTATGAAAGACTGCATCGAATCTGGCAAAAACTGCGGGCAGAAGAGCAGACATGGCAGATGCTTTTCTATCTTGGTGTTGATGCTTTACGCAAGAGTTTTGAG ATGACTGTGGAAAAAGTACAGGGTATTAGTCGATTGGAACAACTTTGTGAAGAATTTTCAGAAGAGGAACGAGTAAGAGAACTCAAGCAAGAAAAGAAGCGCCAGAAACGGAAGAATAGACGAAAAAACAAATGTGTATGTGATATCCCTACTCCCTTACAAACAGCAGATGAAAAGGAA GAAACAGACTTCATAGAAAACAGCTGCAAAGCCTGTGGCAGCACTGAAGATGGTAATAGTTGTGTAGAAGTAATTGTTACCAATGAAAACACATCCTGTACCTGTCCTACCAGTGGCAATCTTTTGGGGTCCCCTAAAATAAAGAAAG GCTTATCGCCACACTGTAATGGTAGTGATTGTGGATATTCATCTAGCATGGAAGGCAGTGAAACAGGCTCTCGGGAGGGTTCAGACGTCGCCTGCACTGAAGGCATTTGTAATCATGACGAACATG GTGATGACTCCTGTGTTCATCACTGTGAAGACAAAGAGGATGATGGTGATAGTTGTGTTGAATGTTGGGCAAATTCAGAAGAGAACAgcaccaaaggaaaaaataaaaagaagaaaaagaaaagcaagatgtTGAAATGTGATGAACAT ATCCAAAAGCTTGGAAGCTGTATCACAGATCCAGGTACTCGAGAGACCTCAGGAAATACCGTGCACACAGTGTTTCACCGTGACAAGACCAAAGATGCACATCCTGAAAGCTGCTGCAGCTCTGAAAAGGGCGGGCAGCCCCTGGCTTGGTTTGAGCATAGGAAAAACGTACCACAGTTTGCAGAACCCACAGAAACATCGTTTGGTcctgattctggaaaaggtgCCAAGAGCTTAGTTGAACTCCTT GATGAGTCTGAATGTACTTCAGATGAGGAAATCTTTATCTCACAAGATGAAATACAGTCATTTATGGCTAATAACCAGTCTTTCTACAGCAATAGAGAACAATACCGACAGCATCTGAAGgagaaatttaataaatactgCCGCTTAAATGATCACAAGAGGCCCATTTGTAGTGGCTGGTTGACAACGGCTGgagcaaattaa